A genomic window from Betta splendens chromosome 17, fBetSpl5.4, whole genome shotgun sequence includes:
- the LOC114844601 gene encoding alpha/beta hydrolase domain-containing protein 17A-like: MNGLSIRELCCLFCCPPCPSRIAAKLAFLPPEPTYALLPDPDPGSGTGAAPGSSSGAALPSLGAPGLRSRLNTSSGSDRGGGGGGGGGGGGGGGGGSGGSGSGSSSVGGGSVSGAAAGGSTSTSTSGGAGEGRWKLHLTERAEFQYTQRELDVTDVFLTRSSRGNRVGCMYIRCAPNARFTVLFSHGNAVDLGQMSSFYIGLGTRINCNIFSYDYSGYGVSTGKPSEKNLYADIDAAWHALRSRYGISPENIILYGQSIGTVPTVDLASRFECAAVVLHSPLTSGMRVAFPDTKKTYCFDAFPNIEKVSKIPSPVLIIHGTEDEVIDFSHGLALFERCPKAVEPLWVEGAGHNDIELYSQYLERLRRFINQDLAAQHA; this comes from the exons ATGAACGGGTTGTCTATACGAGAGCTATGCTGCTTATTCTGCTGCCCTCCCTGCCCCAGCCGCATTGCGGCCAAACTGGCTTTCTTACCACCAGAGCCCACCTATGCCCTTCTTCCTGACCCAGACCCAGGTTctggaactggagctgcacCTGGGTCTAGTTCTGGAGCTGCTTTGCCATCACTCGGAGCGCCAGGATTGCGTTCCCGACTGAACACTAGTAGTGGAAGTgacaggggggggggaggaggagggggaggaggaggaggtggtggtggtggcggcggcaGTGGTGGAAGCGGCAGTGGCAGTAGTAGTGTTGGTGGGGGCAGCGTCAGTGGCGCCGCTGCTGgtggcagcaccagcaccagtacCAGTGGAGGTGCAGGAGAAGGCCGATGGAAGCTGCATCTCACAGAGAGAGCAGAGTTCCAGTATACGCAGAGAGAGCTCGATGTGACTGACGTGTTCTTGACCAGGTCCAGCCGAGGAAACAGGGTTGGATGCATGTACATTCGCTGTGCACCCAATGCCAG gTTTACAGTTCTGTTCTCCCATGGTAACGCGGTAGATCTGGGCCAGATGAGCAGCTTCTACATCGGCTTGGGGACCCGCATAAACTGCAACATCTTCTCCTACGATTACTCAGGCTATGGCGTTAGCACTGGCAAGCCGTCTGAGAAGAACCTTTATGCTGACATTGATGCTGCTTGGCATGCCCTGCGCTCCCG GTATGGCATCAGCCCTGAAAATATCATTCTGTATGGCCAGAGCATCGGCACAGTGCCCACAGTAGACTTGGCATCACGGTTTgagtgtgctgctgttgtgctccACTCTCCCCTCACCTCTGGCATGAGGGTGGCTTTTCCTGACACCAAGAAAACATACTGCTTTGATGCCTTTCCTAA CATAGAGAAGGTGTCGAAGATTCCATCTCCAGTGCTCATCATCCACGGTACGGAGGACGAGGTAATCGACTTCTCGCACGGCCTCGCCCTTTTCGAGCGCTGTCCCAAGGCCGTGGAGCCCCTGTGGGTGGAGGGGGCAGGGCACAACGATATTGAGCTTTACAGTCAGTACCTGGAGAGGTTACGACGCTTCATCAACCAGGACCTGGCCGCACAGCACGCCTGA
- the LOC114844602 gene encoding GRAM domain-containing protein 2B-like isoform X1 translates to MYSSSFCSMSFKNRKFSLDSSFSADGDGVLVVRKSSSSRFSGKKPKPSLDDARAEIQELHRDLNANVSQRKPAAAEDGPERSDELISSHSFQKLNKSFHKLFPDIPEGESLIQSFTFALQKEILYHGKLFVSENHVCFHSSVLLRDTKAAIPVSSITEVKKHNAALSMLTIHTASEKFSFVSLRNRDLCYKLLRSVCSHAQQRERPGSGGRQTPTAEDDAGGDVAFSSSSLDDNTDQDLSKQQGFHLDNGFAHVPGRGPTRYDSSVTDDGRATVSWLQSFIETVADFEHMSMFFYIYVMLMVVLVLVSGYIGLRIVALEEQLNSLGALTELSLQYREHQET, encoded by the exons ATGTACTCGAGTTCATTCTGCAGCATGAGTTTCAAAAACAGGAAGTTCTCCCTGGACAGCTCTTT CTCTGCAGACGGAGATGGAGTCCTGGTCGTGCgtaagagcagcagcagcaggttcagcgGCAAGAAGCCGAAGCCGAGCCTGGATGACGCCCGAGCCGAGATCCAGGAGCTCCACCGTGACCTCAACGCCAACGTGTCCCAGAG GAAGCCGGCCGCGGCAGAAGACGGCCCTGAGCGATCAGATGAGCTTATCAGCAGTCAT AGCTTCCAGAAGCTCAACAAATCCTTTCACAAACTGTTCCCAGATATTCCTGAGGGGGAGAGCCTAATACAGA gcTTCACCTTCGCCCTGCAGAAGGAGATCCTCTATCATGGAAAACTCTTTGTTTCTGAAAACCACGTGTGTTTTCACTCGTCTGTTCTTCTTAGAGACACCAAG GCAGCGATTCCTGTATCCAGCATCACGGAGGTGAAGAAGCACAACGCAGCCTTGTCCATGCTCACTATTCACACTGCCAGTGAGAAG TTCTCGTTCGTGTCTCTGAGGAACCGGGACCTGTGCTACAAGCTCCTCCGCAGCGTCTGCTCACACGCACAG CAGCGCGAGAGGCCGGGCAGCGGCGGCCGCCAGACGCCGACCGCGGAGGACGACGCCGGCGGCGACGTG GCCTTCAGTTCCTCCAGTCTGGACGACAACACAGATCAGGATCTGAGCAAACAACAGGGCTTCCACCTGGACAATGGCTTCGCTCATGTGCCCGGTAGAG gcccCACCAGATATGATTCAAGCGTAACCGATGACGGCAGAG CCACCGTGTCCTGGCTTCAGAGCTTCATTGAGACGGTCGCAGACTTCGAGCATATGAGCATGTTCTTCTACATCTATGTGATGCT gatggtggtgctggtgctggtgtcgGGCTACATCGGGCTGAGGATCGtggccctggaggagcagctgaactcGCTGGGGGCGCTCACAGAGCTGTCTCTACAGTACAGAGA GCATCAAGAAACGTAG
- the LOC114844602 gene encoding GRAM domain-containing protein 2B-like isoform X2, with product MYSSSFCSMSFKNRKFSLDSSFSADGDGVLVVRKSSSSRFSGKKPKPSLDDARAEIQELHRDLNANVSQRKPAAAEDGPERSDELISSHSFQKLNKSFHKLFPDIPEGESLIQSFTFALQKEILYHGKLFVSENHVCFHSSVLLRDTKAAIPVSSITEVKKHNAALSMLTIHTASEKFSFVSLRNRDLCYKLLRSVCSHAQRERPGSGGRQTPTAEDDAGGDVAFSSSSLDDNTDQDLSKQQGFHLDNGFAHVPGRGPTRYDSSVTDDGRATVSWLQSFIETVADFEHMSMFFYIYVMLMVVLVLVSGYIGLRIVALEEQLNSLGALTELSLQYREHQET from the exons ATGTACTCGAGTTCATTCTGCAGCATGAGTTTCAAAAACAGGAAGTTCTCCCTGGACAGCTCTTT CTCTGCAGACGGAGATGGAGTCCTGGTCGTGCgtaagagcagcagcagcaggttcagcgGCAAGAAGCCGAAGCCGAGCCTGGATGACGCCCGAGCCGAGATCCAGGAGCTCCACCGTGACCTCAACGCCAACGTGTCCCAGAG GAAGCCGGCCGCGGCAGAAGACGGCCCTGAGCGATCAGATGAGCTTATCAGCAGTCAT AGCTTCCAGAAGCTCAACAAATCCTTTCACAAACTGTTCCCAGATATTCCTGAGGGGGAGAGCCTAATACAGA gcTTCACCTTCGCCCTGCAGAAGGAGATCCTCTATCATGGAAAACTCTTTGTTTCTGAAAACCACGTGTGTTTTCACTCGTCTGTTCTTCTTAGAGACACCAAG GCAGCGATTCCTGTATCCAGCATCACGGAGGTGAAGAAGCACAACGCAGCCTTGTCCATGCTCACTATTCACACTGCCAGTGAGAAG TTCTCGTTCGTGTCTCTGAGGAACCGGGACCTGTGCTACAAGCTCCTCCGCAGCGTCTGCTCACACGCACAG CGCGAGAGGCCGGGCAGCGGCGGCCGCCAGACGCCGACCGCGGAGGACGACGCCGGCGGCGACGTG GCCTTCAGTTCCTCCAGTCTGGACGACAACACAGATCAGGATCTGAGCAAACAACAGGGCTTCCACCTGGACAATGGCTTCGCTCATGTGCCCGGTAGAG gcccCACCAGATATGATTCAAGCGTAACCGATGACGGCAGAG CCACCGTGTCCTGGCTTCAGAGCTTCATTGAGACGGTCGCAGACTTCGAGCATATGAGCATGTTCTTCTACATCTATGTGATGCT gatggtggtgctggtgctggtgtcgGGCTACATCGGGCTGAGGATCGtggccctggaggagcagctgaactcGCTGGGGGCGCTCACAGAGCTGTCTCTACAGTACAGAGA GCATCAAGAAACGTAG